A single genomic interval of Hevea brasiliensis isolate MT/VB/25A 57/8 chromosome 4, ASM3005281v1, whole genome shotgun sequence harbors:
- the LOC110671629 gene encoding transcription factor MYB3, translating into MPMAPMSYKCNKKEAAREAWTAEEDQKLSQVIEIQGPRRWRSVAAKAGLNRCGKSCRLRWMNYLRPNIKRGNISDQEEDLILRLHKLLGNRWSLIAGRLPGRTDNEIKNYWNSHLSKKIKKDQKQVKNSTSQESESEKTELVMQMEIVAKESEEGNYTKRDEDPKSGSVGDDFFDFYSEGPLNLEWMSKFLESDESWIDLL; encoded by the exons ATGCCTATGGCTCCTATGAGCTATAAATGCAATAAAAAAGAAGCTGCAAGAGAAGCATGGACAGCAGAAGAAGACCAAAAGCTGTCTCAAGTCATTGAAATTCAAGGTCCAAGGAGATGGAGATCAGTTGCTGCCAAAGCAG GTCTGAATAGATGTGGAAAGAGTTGTAGACTGAGATGGATGAATTATCTTAGACCAAATATTAAGAGAGGCAACATATCAGACCAAGAAGAGGACTTAATACTCAGGCTTCATAAATTACTTGGAAACAG GTGGTCTTTGATTGCTGGGAGATTGCCCGGTCGGACCGATAACGAAATCAAGAACTACTGGAATTCTCATTTGAGCAAAAAAATTAAGAAGGATCAGAAACAAGTTAAAAACTCAACATCACAAGAGTCTGAGTCAGAGAAGACTGAACTAGTTATGCAGATGGAAATAGTTGCAAAGGAGAGTGAAGAAGGTAACTACACCAAGAGAGACGAGGACCCCAAATCCGGCTCTGTTGGAGATGACTTCTTTGATTTCTATAGTGAGGGACCTTTAAATTTGGAATGGATGAGTAAATTCCTTGAATCAGATGAGAGTTGGATCGACTTGCTTTAA